Proteins from one Gimesia maris genomic window:
- a CDS encoding agmatine deiminase family protein has product MSEVTRRLPAEWEPQQTTLLCFPHNGNDWPGKYEVIKWAFVEIIRKVAEFERVLLVVKDGELQQKVDGMLQQAHANTKQVKYILQNTNRNWMRDSGPIVVQRSDGKREALQFRFNGWAKYPNHRLDWQVPSAVAKSLKVPVTEVCYQGRPVVLEGGAIEVNGRGTLITTEECLLDQKTQVRNPGFTKEDYAAIFNEYLGVTNVIWLGDGIEGDDTHGHVDDICRFVNPTTVVACMEANKKDVNHHRLAQNLERLKSARLEEGSKLNVVEMPMPARLDFEDLRLPASYVNFLVTNGCVLVPTFNDPNDAIALGILSALFTERRVIGIHAVDLVWGLGTLHCLSHEITAGE; this is encoded by the coding sequence ATGAGTGAGGTCACACGTAGACTGCCCGCAGAATGGGAACCGCAGCAGACGACGCTGCTCTGTTTTCCGCATAACGGCAATGACTGGCCGGGCAAGTACGAGGTCATCAAGTGGGCATTTGTCGAAATCATTCGCAAGGTGGCCGAGTTCGAGCGCGTCCTGCTGGTTGTGAAAGATGGGGAACTGCAGCAGAAGGTTGATGGCATGCTGCAGCAGGCGCATGCCAATACGAAGCAGGTCAAATATATCCTGCAGAATACGAACCGCAACTGGATGCGCGATTCAGGGCCGATCGTCGTGCAGCGAAGTGACGGCAAACGGGAGGCGTTGCAGTTCCGCTTCAACGGCTGGGCCAAGTATCCCAACCATCGACTGGACTGGCAGGTCCCCTCCGCGGTGGCGAAATCGCTCAAGGTTCCTGTGACGGAGGTCTGCTACCAGGGACGCCCGGTGGTTCTGGAAGGAGGCGCCATCGAAGTCAATGGACGGGGCACTCTGATCACGACCGAAGAGTGTCTGCTCGATCAGAAAACCCAGGTCCGTAATCCCGGTTTCACGAAAGAAGATTACGCGGCGATCTTTAATGAATACCTGGGCGTCACGAACGTGATCTGGCTGGGGGACGGCATTGAAGGGGATGACACACACGGCCATGTGGATGATATCTGCCGTTTCGTGAATCCGACGACTGTCGTTGCCTGTATGGAAGCGAACAAAAAAGACGTCAATCATCATCGCCTGGCACAGAATCTGGAGCGTTTGAAAAGTGCCCGCCTCGAAGAGGGCAGTAAACTGAATGTGGTAGAAATGCCAATGCCGGCGCGACTCGACTTCGAAGATCTCAGGTTGCCTGCCAGCTATGTTAACTTTCTGGTGACGAATGGTTGTGTGCTGGTGCCGACCTTTAATGATCCGAATGATGCAATCGCTTTGGGCATACTCAGCGCCCTTTTTACTGAGCGCCGCGTTATAGGCATTCATGCGGTCGATCTGGTGTGGGGGCTGGGCACGCTACACTGTTTGAGTCATGAGATTACGGCTGGAGAATAG
- a CDS encoding carbon-nitrogen hydrolase, producing the protein MPRQFNIALVQVSLNGTPDENLIKCLDWVRTAAGEGGQVICLPELYSSFYFCQKETTKYFEFAEPLYDKSFTAFSKLAEELGVVIIVPFFEKRTEGLYHNSAYVIDADGSEAGLYRKMHIPDDPCFYEKFYFTPGDLGFKAIQTRFGKIGTLICWDQWFPEGARITALSGANVLVYPTAIGWHPHEKAEYGVKQHDSWMTIQRSHAIANGTFVAAVNRVGFEQPEPEQPGLEFWGASFICGPQGEIIAQASHDQEEILIAEVNLDEMAEVRQNWPFLRDRRIDAYGNILKLYHDDASQ; encoded by the coding sequence ATGCCGCGTCAATTTAATATTGCTCTGGTGCAGGTCTCGCTGAACGGGACTCCCGATGAGAATCTGATCAAGTGCCTCGACTGGGTCCGCACGGCCGCAGGAGAAGGGGGACAGGTCATCTGTCTGCCCGAGCTCTACAGTTCGTTTTATTTCTGTCAGAAAGAGACGACTAAATATTTCGAGTTCGCCGAGCCACTGTATGACAAGTCGTTCACCGCGTTCAGTAAGCTGGCGGAAGAACTGGGCGTAGTCATTATTGTTCCGTTTTTTGAGAAACGGACCGAAGGCCTGTATCATAACAGCGCTTACGTGATTGACGCAGACGGCAGTGAAGCGGGCCTGTATCGCAAGATGCATATTCCCGACGATCCCTGCTTCTACGAGAAGTTTTATTTCACGCCCGGTGACCTGGGCTTCAAAGCCATTCAGACCCGCTTCGGGAAAATTGGCACTCTGATCTGCTGGGACCAGTGGTTCCCCGAAGGTGCCCGGATTACTGCCTTGAGTGGCGCGAATGTGCTGGTCTACCCGACTGCCATCGGCTGGCATCCCCATGAAAAAGCCGAGTACGGTGTGAAACAGCACGATTCCTGGATGACGATTCAGCGGAGTCACGCGATTGCCAATGGCACGTTTGTCGCCGCCGTCAACCGGGTTGGATTTGAACAGCCCGAACCCGAGCAGCCGGGGCTGGAATTCTGGGGAGCTTCCTTTATCTGTGGACCCCAGGGAGAAATCATCGCCCAGGCATCGCACGATCAGGAAGAGATTCTGATCGCCGAGGTCAACCTGGATGAGATGGCAGAGGTCCGTCAGAACTGGCCGTTCCTCCGCGACCGCCGCATCGACGCATATGGCAATATCCTGAAACTCTATCATGATGATGCCTCTCAATGA
- a CDS encoding NAD-dependent malic enzyme, with product MNTGRTTEEFSIEKRGTLLVEDPLLNKGTAFTTEERIQHGLLGLLPPHVDTLEEQVERAYEAFCDFKEPINKHIYLRQLQDENETLFYRLMLGHITEMMPIVYTPIVGLACERFSHIYRRPRGIFISYPERDSMDAILENVERDIDVIVVTDGERILGLGDQGVGGMGIPIGKLSLYTLCGGVAPEKTLPIVLDLGTNNQERLDDPRYIGWRENRIKGEEYDKFIDQFVTAVKKRFPNVLLQWEDFASVDAERILDRYRDDLCTFNDDIQGTAAVTTGTILAAIAAGGGELKDQNIVMLGAGSAGVGICLQLKQTMMASGMSEPEARSHFYVIDRDGLLHSGRTDLDELHQQLSQPSESLKSWDCDTSGAVSFADVVRNAKPGVLIGATGQAGAFSEPIIREMAAHVEHPVIFPLSNPTSRAEATPADLLEWTNGKAVIATGSPFDPVDHNGVTHTIAQCNNSYIFPAMGLGILASRSRRVTDAMFIAAAEALKETSPALKDRTASLLPSLTIIRDVSRKIAHAVALAAIADGVADSITEAEIDQRIEETMWHPEY from the coding sequence ATGAATACAGGACGTACGACAGAAGAATTTTCGATCGAGAAACGCGGCACCCTGCTGGTGGAAGACCCCCTATTGAATAAAGGAACTGCTTTTACGACCGAGGAGCGAATCCAGCACGGATTACTCGGGCTCCTGCCACCGCATGTGGATACTCTCGAAGAACAGGTCGAACGCGCTTACGAAGCCTTCTGTGACTTCAAGGAACCGATTAACAAACATATTTATCTCAGGCAGCTCCAGGACGAAAATGAAACTCTCTTCTATCGCCTGATGCTGGGGCATATCACAGAGATGATGCCCATTGTTTATACGCCCATTGTGGGCCTGGCGTGTGAACGTTTCAGCCATATTTATCGACGCCCCCGTGGAATTTTCATCTCCTACCCGGAACGGGATTCCATGGATGCGATCCTGGAAAACGTCGAACGGGACATTGATGTGATTGTCGTCACAGACGGCGAACGAATTCTGGGGCTGGGCGACCAGGGAGTGGGCGGCATGGGTATTCCCATCGGCAAACTCTCCCTGTACACCCTGTGTGGCGGAGTTGCCCCCGAGAAAACACTGCCCATCGTACTTGACCTGGGCACCAATAATCAGGAACGTCTCGACGACCCCCGCTACATTGGCTGGCGGGAAAATCGCATCAAGGGGGAAGAGTACGACAAATTCATTGACCAGTTCGTGACGGCAGTCAAAAAACGCTTCCCGAATGTTCTGCTGCAGTGGGAAGACTTTGCGTCCGTCGACGCCGAACGGATTCTGGATCGATACCGGGATGATCTCTGTACCTTTAACGACGATATTCAAGGCACCGCCGCCGTCACCACGGGGACGATCCTCGCCGCAATCGCTGCCGGGGGAGGAGAATTAAAGGACCAGAACATTGTGATGCTGGGTGCAGGCTCTGCCGGAGTTGGCATCTGTCTGCAGTTGAAACAGACGATGATGGCTTCAGGCATGAGCGAACCCGAGGCTCGTTCTCATTTTTATGTGATCGACCGGGACGGGCTCCTGCATTCCGGGCGTACGGATCTCGACGAACTGCATCAGCAGCTGTCACAGCCTTCAGAATCTCTGAAAAGCTGGGATTGTGATACTTCTGGAGCCGTCTCGTTCGCCGATGTGGTCCGCAACGCAAAACCGGGTGTTTTAATTGGCGCTACCGGACAGGCGGGCGCCTTCTCAGAACCCATCATTCGCGAAATGGCAGCGCATGTCGAACACCCGGTCATCTTTCCACTCTCCAACCCGACTTCACGTGCGGAAGCCACACCTGCGGATCTGCTGGAATGGACGAATGGCAAAGCCGTGATCGCGACGGGCAGCCCGTTTGATCCCGTTGATCACAACGGCGTCACGCATACGATCGCACAATGCAATAACAGCTATATCTTCCCGGCAATGGGGCTGGGCATCCTCGCGTCGCGGTCACGTCGAGTCACCGATGCGATGTTCATTGCCGCCGCGGAGGCCTTGAAGGAAACTTCTCCCGCGCTCAAGGACCGTACAGCGTCTCTGCTCCCCTCGCTGACGATCATCCGTGATGTCAGTCGCAAAATTGCCCATGCGGTCGCGCTGGCCGCCATCGCGGACGGGGTAGCCGACTCAATCACGGAAGCTGAAATCGACCAGCGGATTGAAGAAACCATGTGGCATCCTGAATATTAA
- a CDS encoding thiamine pyrophosphate-binding protein, which produces MSDNSTTVGSYLASRLEEIGLKHYFAVPGDYNLVLLDKLLENKNLKMISCCNELNAGYAADGYCRATGGASAVFVTYSVGGLSLLNAVAGAYAEDLPMIAVSGGPNTNSEAEFEMLHHTLGLLDYDYQRDIFSKVTAEAVTIHDPREAPTQIDHAIQTALRFRKPVYIEIACNIADAVTSAPNVRSFGGPTASDPLSLNAAVDRAVELLNAATKPVLVAGVKLRSFGAEANFQKLADASGYAIASMPNAKGFFNEQHPHYMGIYWGPVGTPGCGEIVDSSDLCLFAGGTFTDYTTTGHAALINPAKVIQARPNSVVFPNQTFSNVKLTEFLELLAKKLKPNDGSMIAYNRIKEEVTPLRPGAPETELSTRQLFSRIQQMLSPDSAVIAETGDSWFNGMQLDLPEGARFEVQMQYGSIGWSVGATLGYSVGAPDRRPIALIGDGSFQLTAQEVSTIIRYGLKPIIFLINNGGYTIEVEIHDGPYNTIKNWNYAELVHVFNAEDGNGFSCKAHTEGELEEAIKQATAHDGPALIEVLIHRDDCSKDLLVWGGHVAKNNGRPPRVR; this is translated from the coding sequence ATGTCTGATAACAGCACTACCGTCGGTTCGTATCTGGCGTCCCGTCTGGAAGAGATTGGTTTGAAGCACTATTTCGCCGTCCCGGGAGATTACAACCTGGTACTGCTCGACAAGCTGCTGGAAAATAAAAATCTGAAGATGATTTCCTGCTGCAATGAATTAAACGCCGGGTATGCAGCAGACGGATATTGTCGTGCGACCGGCGGTGCCAGCGCGGTTTTTGTGACCTACAGTGTCGGCGGCTTGAGCCTCTTGAATGCGGTTGCGGGTGCGTATGCAGAAGACCTGCCGATGATTGCGGTTTCGGGTGGCCCGAATACCAACTCGGAAGCTGAGTTCGAAATGCTGCACCATACGCTGGGGCTGCTGGATTACGATTATCAGCGCGACATCTTTTCCAAGGTAACCGCGGAAGCAGTGACGATTCATGATCCCCGCGAAGCGCCGACGCAGATTGATCATGCAATCCAGACCGCCCTCCGCTTTCGCAAACCCGTCTATATTGAAATTGCCTGTAACATTGCGGATGCAGTCACTTCCGCTCCCAATGTCCGTTCGTTCGGTGGTCCGACCGCCAGTGATCCGCTGTCTCTGAACGCCGCCGTTGATCGCGCCGTCGAACTGTTGAACGCAGCAACAAAACCGGTTCTGGTAGCAGGTGTGAAACTACGTTCGTTTGGGGCGGAAGCGAACTTTCAAAAACTGGCGGATGCCAGTGGATATGCGATCGCCAGCATGCCCAATGCCAAGGGATTCTTCAACGAACAGCATCCTCATTACATGGGTATTTACTGGGGCCCCGTGGGAACGCCTGGCTGTGGTGAGATCGTTGATTCGTCTGATCTCTGCCTGTTCGCGGGAGGCACTTTTACCGACTACACTACCACCGGACACGCCGCCCTGATCAATCCAGCCAAAGTCATTCAGGCCCGCCCGAACAGCGTGGTCTTTCCCAATCAGACTTTCAGCAATGTGAAACTCACCGAATTCCTGGAACTGCTGGCAAAGAAACTGAAACCCAATGACGGGTCGATGATTGCCTATAATCGGATCAAAGAAGAAGTCACTCCTCTGCGACCGGGGGCTCCGGAAACAGAGCTTTCCACGCGACAGTTGTTTTCTCGTATCCAACAGATGCTGAGCCCCGATTCCGCAGTCATCGCGGAAACAGGAGACTCCTGGTTCAATGGCATGCAGCTGGATCTGCCGGAAGGAGCACGTTTTGAAGTACAGATGCAGTACGGTTCGATCGGCTGGTCCGTGGGCGCTACACTGGGTTACAGCGTCGGTGCACCAGATCGACGTCCCATTGCCTTGATCGGTGACGGCTCGTTCCAGCTGACCGCCCAGGAAGTCTCTACTATCATTCGCTACGGTCTGAAACCGATCATTTTCCTGATCAACAACGGCGGCTATACCATTGAAGTAGAAATCCATGACGGCCCTTATAATACCATAAAAAACTGGAACTATGCCGAGCTGGTACATGTCTTCAATGCAGAAGACGGAAATGGTTTCAGCTGCAAGGCGCATACGGAAGGCGAACTGGAAGAAGCCATCAAACAGGCAACAGCACACGACGGACCGGCTCTGATCGAAGTACTCATCCACCGTGATGACTGCAGTAAAGATCTGCTGGTCTGGGGAGGTCACGTTGCGAAAAACAATGGACGGCCACCTCGTGTTCGCTAA
- the yciA gene encoding acyl-CoA thioester hydrolase YciA yields the protein MKEEICELPDGKLILRTLAMPADTNANGDIFGGWIMSQMDIAGGILSKEVSGIRTVTIAVESMKFIRPVKVGDVVCCYGTVERIGTTSVTLQLEVWVEPVLRHEDSQCPCFKVTEAAFTYVAIDHQGKKTPLVRKKS from the coding sequence ATGAAGGAAGAGATCTGTGAACTGCCGGACGGCAAACTGATATTAAGAACGCTGGCGATGCCGGCAGACACGAATGCCAATGGAGACATTTTCGGCGGCTGGATCATGTCGCAGATGGACATCGCGGGTGGCATCCTTTCCAAAGAGGTCTCGGGCATCCGCACGGTGACGATTGCGGTTGAGTCGATGAAATTCATCCGTCCGGTCAAGGTCGGTGATGTCGTCTGCTGTTATGGAACGGTTGAGCGGATTGGCACCACATCGGTCACACTGCAACTCGAAGTCTGGGTCGAACCGGTCCTGCGGCATGAAGATTCGCAGTGTCCCTGCTTCAAAGTCACCGAAGCCGCCTTCACCTATGTCGCCATTGATCACCAGGGGAAAAAAACTCCGCTCGTCAGGAAGAAGTCCTGA